In the genome of Danio rerio strain Tuebingen ecotype United States chromosome 23, GRCz12tu, whole genome shotgun sequence, one region contains:
- the ptpn11b gene encoding tyrosine-protein phosphatase non-receptor type 11b isoform X3, translating to MIRYQDGKYDVGGGERFDTLADLVEHYKKNPMVEKSGIVVHLKQPFNATRINAANIENRVHELNKVADNSEKPKQGFWEEFEVLQQQECKLLYPRKEGQRPENKNKNRYKNILPFDTTRVQIKEADPDVPGSDYINANYIRSVNEEGRHMDEGKVFIATQGCLQNTVLDFWKMVYQENTHVIVMTTKEMERGRNKCVRYWPDLNSTKEFGKVCVKNIEEHTAQDYIRRELEVTRLDRREPPRCIWHYQYLSWPDHGVPNEPGGVLSFLEQVNRTQSAIPESGPIVVHCSAGIGRTGTIIVIDILIDIINRQGLDCDIDIPKTIQRVRQQRSGMVQTEAQYKFIYMAVQQYIDTAQKRLEEEQRNKTKEREYSNIKYPQMSNARAKPNMSSSRSSSVMNDDSSVYENLNIKNPKGSTSSNTRR from the exons ATGATCCGTTATCAG GATGGAAAATATGATGTAGGAGGAGGGGAGAGGTTTGACACCTTAGCAGATTTAGTAGAGCATTATAAGAAAAACCCCATGGTCGAGAAGAGTGGAATTGTTGTGCACCTTAAACAG CCATTCAATGCCACGAGGATAAATGCTGCAAACATTGAGAACAGGGTACACGAACTAAATAAAGTTGCCGACAACTCCGAGAAACCCAAGCAAGGCTTCTGGGAAGAATTTGAG GTTTTACAGCAACAAGAATGTAAACTCCTTTACCCCAGGAAAGAGGGGCAGAGaccagaaaataaaaacaagaacagaTATAAGAATATACTACCAT TTGACACCACTCGAGTGCAGATCAAGGAAGCGGATCCTGATGTTCCCGGATCCGATTACATCAACGCTAACTATATCCGA AGCGTGAATGAAGAAGGACGTCATATGGATGAAGGTAAAGTGTTCATCGCTACTCAGGGCTGCCTTCAGAACACAGTCCTGGACTTCTGGAAAATGGTTTATCAGGAAAATACACATGTTATTGTCATGACAACCAAGGAGATGGAGAGAGGACGG AATAAATGTGTGCGGTACTGGCCAGACTTGAATTCAACAAAGGAGTTTGGGAAGGTGTGTGTGAAGAACATTGAGGAACACACAGCTCAGGACTACATACGGCGAGAGCTTGAAGTCACACGTCTAGACAGG AGAGAGCCTCCCAGGTGTATCTGGCACTATCAGTACCTGAGTTGGCCTGATCACGGTGTTCCAAATGAACCTGGAGGAGTGTTGAGCTTCCTGGAGCAAGTGAACCGAACCCAGAGCGCCATTCCAGAGAGCGGACCCATAGTGGTTCACTGCAG TGCAGGGATTGGAAGAACAGGCACAATTATCGTGATTGACATTCTTATCGACATCATAAATAGACAAG GGCTGGACTGTGACATTGACATCCCAAAAACGATTCAGAGAGTGCGACAGCAGCGGTCCGGTATGGTTCAGACTGAAGCCCAGTACAAGTTCATCTACATGGCTGTTCAGCAATACATTGATACTGCTCAGAAGAGACTAGAAGAGGAGCAG AGGAACAAAACGAAGGAGAGGGAATACTCTAACATCAAGTACCCACAGATGTCAAATGCCAGAGCCAAGCCTAACATGAGCTCGTCTCGCTCTTCATCTGT AATGAATGACGACTCCAGTGTGTATGAGAATCTGAACATCAAAAATCCAAAGGGCTCCACCAGCAGTAACACCAGGAGATAA